From one Ignavibacteria bacterium genomic stretch:
- a CDS encoding T9SS type A sorting domain-containing protein — protein sequence MTSVKQFLPALLICVLVFAGTGLAQQPVDFAVAVTASVSSQPQPSITLSWPVSKGQQTVIVQRKLKSEKSFPDVAIASLDSTATSFTDTTVKEGVSYEYRLVRDIMRQVGVDSITGAPLYMRCWGFGYINSGIKVMPILRNRVLILVDSTLADKLRSELSQFQQDLIAEGWTISQKLVPRSDTFSAKDVQYIRDVISDVRTVNGDLEAVVIVGRVAVPYAGNLAPDAHPDHEGSWPADGIYGDAIGFYTDNRVNKVNPGRAELTNIPGDGKFDQSIFSGTVSIAVGRIDFYNMPEFKTAELELLKQYFTKNHNFRAGTIKDVTGGLIADNFGSYGEGFASSAWRTFQLYSGSDGVKAGKWFNELKGPQYTLWAYGCGGGTYKSAGGIGNTADFATSPVYAIHTQLFGSYFGDWDTRDNLLRASIASSPSALTCGWVGRPAWYTHHMALGETIGYSVRLSQNNQSVVGTQLGTYVPNLFFTTGGAGIASVGDRGVHIALMGDPTLKAFGGHVPGVVDVTLEPRYPHFIDIGWKPTAGVDAYVITRRVGIGPWELITPQPLTTNQFTDSLVNEGDVFYKIYPCTLRTTASGSFYDPGKPTMQSVRTTGVAGGELPHTAYSCTVAPNPATNNAAVVVNTANILHNVTVTIINELGIEVSTIRCGDLDQGVQTIELPVSNLVSGRYTICIRSAGTVQCKPMIVMH from the coding sequence ATGACCTCAGTAAAACAGTTTCTGCCAGCACTCCTGATATGTGTTCTTGTATTTGCCGGTACGGGGCTTGCCCAGCAACCTGTGGATTTCGCGGTTGCCGTTACGGCCTCGGTGTCATCGCAGCCCCAACCCAGCATCACTCTTTCCTGGCCGGTAAGTAAAGGTCAGCAAACCGTTATCGTACAACGGAAGCTAAAGTCCGAAAAATCATTTCCGGATGTTGCCATTGCATCGCTGGATAGTACGGCAACGTCGTTTACCGACACTACGGTTAAAGAAGGTGTATCGTACGAATACCGGCTGGTGCGCGACATTATGCGTCAGGTAGGTGTAGATTCAATCACCGGTGCGCCGCTGTACATGCGATGCTGGGGCTTTGGATACATTAATTCCGGCATCAAGGTAATGCCAATTCTTCGGAATAGGGTCCTGATTCTGGTTGACAGTACACTGGCCGACAAGCTGCGAAGCGAGCTTAGTCAGTTTCAGCAGGACCTGATTGCAGAGGGATGGACGATTTCGCAAAAACTGGTTCCCCGCAGCGATACTTTCAGTGCAAAGGATGTACAGTACATCCGTGATGTGATTTCAGATGTGCGCACGGTGAATGGCGACCTGGAAGCTGTGGTTATTGTAGGCAGAGTTGCCGTTCCGTATGCCGGCAATCTCGCACCCGATGCACACCCAGACCACGAAGGTTCCTGGCCGGCTGACGGGATATACGGAGATGCCATTGGATTTTATACCGACAACAGAGTAAACAAGGTTAATCCGGGCAGAGCAGAGTTAACCAACATTCCCGGTGACGGCAAGTTTGATCAAAGTATATTTTCCGGTACCGTTTCCATTGCCGTTGGTCGTATAGATTTTTACAATATGCCTGAATTCAAGACAGCAGAGCTTGAATTACTCAAACAGTACTTTACCAAGAACCACAACTTCCGTGCAGGTACCATAAAGGATGTTACCGGAGGATTAATTGCAGACAATTTCGGCTCGTACGGCGAGGGGTTTGCCAGTAGCGCATGGCGTACCTTCCAACTGTACTCCGGCAGTGATGGTGTGAAGGCCGGTAAGTGGTTCAACGAATTAAAGGGTCCCCAATACACCCTGTGGGCATACGGGTGTGGCGGAGGCACATATAAGAGCGCAGGAGGTATTGGCAATACTGCTGACTTTGCCACGAGCCCGGTTTATGCAATACATACTCAACTCTTTGGCAGCTACTTTGGTGACTGGGACACACGCGACAATCTGCTGCGGGCATCAATTGCATCAAGCCCGTCTGCCCTAACCTGCGGGTGGGTTGGCAGGCCAGCCTGGTACACCCACCACATGGCATTAGGCGAAACCATCGGATACAGTGTCCGCCTGAGCCAGAACAACCAATCGGTTGTTGGCACACAGTTAGGAACCTACGTGCCGAACCTCTTCTTCACCACAGGAGGTGCCGGGATTGCGTCTGTTGGTGACCGCGGAGTACACATTGCACTCATGGGCGACCCCACGCTTAAAGCATTTGGCGGACATGTCCCGGGTGTTGTCGATGTTACCCTTGAACCCCGTTATCCCCATTTTATTGATATTGGGTGGAAGCCCACCGCAGGGGTAGATGCATACGTAATCACTCGCAGAGTAGGCATCGGTCCGTGGGAGCTGATCACGCCACAGCCCCTTACCACCAATCAGTTCACCGATTCACTCGTCAACGAAGGCGACGTGTTTTACAAGATTTACCCGTGCACGCTACGGACTACGGCCAGCGGAAGCTTTTACGATCCTGGCAAACCCACGATGCAGTCGGTTCGCACCACGGGTGTAGCGGGCGGCGAACTTCCACATACGGCATATTCCTGTACCGTTGCTCCAAATCCAGCAACAAACAATGCTGCCGTGGTTGTGAACACGGCTAACATATTACATAACGTTACTGTTACGATAATCAACGAACTGGGAATCGAGGTAAGCACCATCAGGTGTGGTGATCTTGATCAGGGCGTACAAACAATCGAATTACCCGTCAGTAACCTTGTTTCCGGACGGTATACCATTTGTATTCGCAGTGCAGGCACCGTGCAGTGTAAGCCTATGATCGTGATGCATTAA
- a CDS encoding redoxin domain-containing protein yields the protein MALSVGAKAPDFTLYNTHKEPVSLQSFAGKRVLLAFFPAAFTGVCKAELCSFQRSLQRLNTAGIQVIAIAADLPFSNAAFAAENGLTFPVLSDWSLSTIKAYDVEWPNFAGIEGLTRSARATFVIDANGIIEFVDVTENPGIEPNYDAIFAAAGL from the coding sequence ATGGCATTATCAGTCGGTGCTAAAGCACCCGATTTTACCCTCTACAACACCCACAAGGAACCGGTTTCACTACAGTCATTCGCAGGGAAGCGTGTATTGCTGGCCTTCTTTCCGGCAGCGTTTACCGGCGTATGCAAGGCAGAACTTTGCTCATTTCAGAGATCGCTGCAACGGCTGAACACCGCGGGGATTCAGGTTATTGCTATTGCAGCCGACCTGCCATTCTCGAATGCAGCGTTCGCCGCTGAGAATGGTTTAACATTCCCGGTGCTCAGCGACTGGTCTTTAAGCACTATTAAAGCTTATGATGTTGAATGGCCCAACTTTGCGGGTATCGAAGGGCTTACGCGTAGCGCCCGTGCAACATTCGTGATTGACGCAAACGGCATCATTGAGTTTGTGGATGTGACCGAAAACCCTGGTATTGAGCCAAACTACGATGCGATTTTTGCGGCTGCGGGATTATAA
- the gcvH gene encoding glycine cleavage system protein GcvH, which produces MEFPSNLKYTADHEWVSVDGTVATVGITEHAASELGDVVYVDIVDANATLSKGDTFGSIEAVKTVADLYAPLSGTIVEVNNVNDSPEVVNSEPYGNGWLVKIELSNPSEIDTLMSADDYKAHIGG; this is translated from the coding sequence ATGGAATTTCCATCTAACCTTAAATACACCGCAGATCACGAATGGGTAAGCGTGGACGGGACGGTGGCAACTGTAGGTATCACGGAGCATGCTGCCAGTGAACTGGGTGATGTTGTTTACGTTGACATTGTCGATGCCAATGCCACCCTCTCAAAGGGCGATACATTCGGGTCGATCGAAGCAGTAAAAACGGTTGCAGATTTGTATGCACCACTGAGTGGTACAATAGTTGAAGTAAATAACGTCAATGATTCACCGGAGGTTGTTAACAGCGAGCCTTACGGTAACGGCTGGTTGGTTAAAATTGAGTTATCAAACCCTTCGGAAATTGACACACTGATGAGCGCTGATGACTATAAAGCGCACATTGGCGGATAA
- a CDS encoding amino acid permease, which produces MLFTKKSIEGLKVEAGSGSNLRRTLGPLNLTSLGVGAIIGAGIFSITGVAAAQYAGPALVISFIISAIACGFAGLCYAEFASMLPIAGSAYTYSYATIGELFAWIIGWDLIIEYLFASSTVAVAWSGYVVSFFEKNLHIHIPDAIRAAPFSFDPATGFSTTESLMNLPAMFIVGLITLILIRGIKESATFNNIIVFIKIAVILLFIIFGFQYVNPDNWSNFIPENTGEFGIFGWSGIFRAAGVIFFAYIGFDAVSTAAQEAKNPQRDMPIGILASLAICTVLYILVSLVLTGVVPYTELNVPDPMAVAVDATMRPDGTPALGWLSPLVKLGAIAGLSSVILVMLMGQPRIFYSMSRDGLLPKVFSKVHPQFKTPVISTIVTGSVALVISGIFPINVLSELVSIGTLLAFVMVCAAVLVLRKTHPHIERPFKTPLVPYVPIGGILVCLAQMVPLPGPTWERLIAWLAVGVLIYFFYGINHSKVNQGKTWAMLPVVRNVTAVCSAAFLVYVVWAHFIR; this is translated from the coding sequence ATGCTTTTTACGAAGAAGAGTATTGAGGGACTTAAGGTTGAGGCCGGCTCGGGTTCGAACCTTCGCAGAACTCTTGGTCCGCTAAATCTTACATCGCTGGGTGTAGGAGCAATTATTGGCGCCGGCATCTTTTCGATTACCGGCGTGGCTGCAGCGCAGTATGCCGGGCCGGCACTCGTGATTTCGTTTATTATTTCGGCTATTGCATGCGGGTTTGCCGGACTTTGCTACGCTGAGTTTGCTTCGATGCTTCCGATTGCCGGGAGTGCCTACACCTATTCGTACGCAACAATCGGCGAGTTGTTTGCGTGGATCATCGGCTGGGATTTAATTATTGAATACCTGTTTGCATCGTCCACAGTTGCCGTAGCATGGAGTGGCTATGTGGTAAGCTTCTTTGAGAAAAACCTGCATATTCATATCCCTGATGCGATTCGTGCGGCACCATTTTCTTTTGATCCCGCAACCGGGTTTTCAACAACTGAGTCGCTGATGAATCTTCCCGCAATGTTTATTGTTGGATTGATTACGCTCATTCTTATCAGAGGCATCAAAGAATCGGCTACATTTAATAACATCATCGTATTTATTAAAATCGCAGTAATCCTGCTCTTCATCATTTTTGGTTTTCAGTATGTTAATCCCGACAATTGGTCGAACTTTATTCCCGAGAATACGGGTGAGTTCGGGATTTTTGGCTGGAGCGGTATTTTCCGTGCTGCCGGTGTAATCTTTTTTGCCTACATTGGTTTTGATGCCGTAAGTACCGCCGCGCAAGAGGCCAAAAACCCGCAACGCGACATGCCGATAGGCATTCTTGCCTCACTGGCAATCTGTACAGTGCTATACATCCTGGTGTCACTTGTACTGACGGGTGTGGTACCTTACACCGAGTTAAACGTGCCTGATCCGATGGCAGTAGCCGTAGATGCAACGATGCGCCCGGATGGTACGCCGGCTCTTGGCTGGCTGTCGCCACTGGTTAAACTGGGTGCGATTGCCGGTTTGAGCTCAGTTATTCTGGTGATGCTCATGGGGCAGCCCAGAATTTTCTACTCGATGTCGCGCGATGGATTACTGCCCAAGGTGTTTAGCAAGGTTCATCCACAGTTTAAAACACCGGTGATATCCACGATTGTTACAGGGTCTGTTGCCTTGGTGATCTCTGGTATCTTCCCAATTAACGTCCTGTCAGAATTAGTTTCAATTGGTACCCTGCTTGCCTTTGTGATGGTATGCGCAGCGGTACTGGTCCTGCGTAAAACACATCCCCATATCGAACGGCCGTTTAAAACACCCCTGGTTCCGTACGTACCTATCGGCGGCATCCTGGTGTGTCTGGCTCAAATGGTACCCTTGCCGGGGCCAACGTGGGAAAGACTCATTGCGTGGCTTGCAGTTGGAGTTCTGATTTACTTCTTCTACGGTATCAATCACAGCAAGGTTAATCAGGGAAAAACATGGGCAATGCTGCCGGTGGTTCGAAATGTGACGGCTGTATGCAGCGCCGCCTTCCTTGTGTATGTAGTCTGGGCCCACTTCATACGGTAA
- a CDS encoding choice-of-anchor D domain-containing protein has product MTSVHFRYPLCIAIVALLCCARMVAQFPAKCDTRKTCVGQAIEFTVSSGRNAQYIELDGEVSKPRQTELTVEMWVMVTRQAGFRVPLGGLWGPNKDYNDVWVLYISENDELSFEVSPEATQLKDVDNTVARAAFSPYYGTWTHVAAVFNGNTASVQLFINGVPAVAPATNATYPTTYLKPLENPGLQTQFARCNAMADNEALYRTMLGQMDEMRIWNLVVSPQDIKCRMNSSLAGNEPGLQAYYRCNEPVNNLNDICDATGHGHAGALRAQATNKASKRSVPRTVIVSPQQVTEQILCDSVRSWTFTIEDTSECGSTVNLRIRGPEASAFTVTPTQLPLVKGVPVTATVTYKGTHVGDFLDTLQISGTNRCGSTAYIKLNLTRITELNVSRNSIVFDTLLVGCKAQQFIDSSITICNTSDLLGAPRSITITSMNTREPQGFRVMNVTFPLQLAPGACTTVVVRSFVRDTTNDYSDTIRLVSTDRCQSRPIEIVLQGRTQEVISVRSTSGEKRIDNLKFGSVCPGQLSSPAYYVWSNLTLTPLTIDTIIVPPDFTHYKVRLPFTVLPKTGYDPIAVRFRPRAPGPVTDSIIIRTKVGGCVIERVIKVSGRGLDNRVEWSVDSVDFGDVVVGRQRTLNVTARNLSPDDPLTISLYVERGASFVLLAGTGRTIPPNSTVQIPVTFRPIDSVRYTDRLCLFETRCYTVDCVDLRGRGVLERFRFSPLVMKTENVVACGSEKDTVCIVNISGAPQQIRNVQFDNPSGRYSLVDPPVLQSAYSIAGGDSVCFVVEYTPADLTTDRADRAFVRFTDEADSNWTLQLIGTSATPKIFITELTAYGTVEVGDAKVLTLVVENTSPMPITIDSLSVGAGFSVAGTSRPVPLVLQPRDSITVDIEFRPTASTAYNSQLVAYSSAPCQITGEGQVNGRGIIMELESALSLVNFGYVRPCDCSNRSIELLNASAVFDMVVDSMWIDSAGVTGGRPQFFSWTSKFSPTGVVPYSIPPGQRDTVVIRFCPNVPADSASLEVQAMLHINTHGSAWSRSIEAFLIGKRALTFAPYPLAIQFPSGVIDILSPIARTVRLSIPSFVLNPAQDTVVIDSIGFLPDERVFVVTQPTVFPLVLEPGSNATIEVRQRPRAPRVYLAKMVIYYSKPCKGADTTVLVRGEGFAQPRGIAFQFDPNRVVPDTFVMASCDTLVIPLHSSISIDASVVDIFMRVDYDSSQLRLLDVTSPLLSNQCTSRTGGIQYTSSVMTDVSPYGGIRVTLKNVCGVDSLNPFAYLRFVTVANNRANSPVSVDSINFDTEDVILYRLIGVGDRGTIIAQLSDIAIRNPVAFDSVRILDCSEHTIVVVNVGDISNTIDSLVDLPLYTSVVSSIPPIGSSIAPGDSAVVTLRFCPQAERQVDTTVRAVSTTPCNTQTVSAVTGYGYAPELDIQTAPAVVHFVIDTISGVIGDTLEIPLQLDVDIATVYNGVTHWLNGTDAEFRIEYNPRSLQYLDAVQLAKPGNSTVNYLQPGIVVLTLTDADTLAAGPLARFRFVVTVPEFTATNITATASGFVSDSLQFLDVVPRPGQAPFVTVGKCDITVVRFSTAGQPLLRIDPNPVTADQPATIQFRMHETVPVVITINDASGRIVHSVLDGNTLLPGGSYAVRLDVADLPSGMYVARISAGIFTDTVPFVVIR; this is encoded by the coding sequence ATGACCTCAGTCCATTTTCGCTACCCATTATGTATTGCCATCGTGGCGCTGTTGTGCTGCGCACGCATGGTGGCTCAGTTCCCTGCAAAATGTGATACCAGAAAAACATGCGTTGGGCAGGCAATTGAGTTTACGGTTTCCTCGGGCAGAAATGCACAGTATATCGAGCTGGACGGCGAGGTATCAAAACCGCGACAAACCGAACTCACTGTTGAAATGTGGGTAATGGTAACCCGGCAGGCAGGATTTCGGGTACCACTTGGCGGTTTGTGGGGTCCTAATAAAGATTATAATGATGTCTGGGTACTGTACATCAGCGAAAACGATGAGCTTTCGTTTGAGGTAAGCCCCGAAGCTACGCAACTGAAAGACGTCGATAATACGGTAGCACGGGCTGCGTTTAGTCCGTACTACGGTACGTGGACGCATGTGGCTGCCGTCTTTAACGGCAACACAGCGTCAGTTCAGCTCTTCATTAATGGTGTGCCTGCCGTCGCTCCTGCTACCAATGCCACATATCCCACAACCTACCTGAAGCCCCTTGAAAATCCTGGTTTGCAAACCCAGTTCGCACGATGCAATGCCATGGCAGATAACGAGGCACTGTACCGGACTATGCTGGGGCAGATGGACGAGATGCGAATATGGAACCTTGTAGTTTCGCCGCAAGACATCAAGTGCCGGATGAACAGCTCACTGGCAGGGAACGAGCCGGGACTTCAGGCCTATTATCGGTGCAATGAACCGGTTAATAACTTAAATGATATCTGTGATGCCACCGGTCACGGGCACGCCGGCGCGCTGCGTGCACAGGCAACCAACAAGGCGAGTAAGAGAAGTGTTCCGCGAACAGTCATTGTGAGTCCGCAGCAGGTTACCGAACAGATCTTATGCGATAGTGTTCGCAGCTGGACATTTACGATCGAGGATACGTCGGAATGCGGTAGCACGGTGAATCTCCGCATCCGCGGTCCGGAGGCATCGGCCTTTACGGTAACCCCTACACAACTGCCACTGGTAAAAGGTGTGCCGGTGACGGCAACGGTTACGTACAAGGGAACACACGTTGGCGATTTCCTTGATACACTCCAGATTTCAGGCACCAACCGGTGTGGTAGTACAGCCTACATTAAGCTGAATCTTACCAGGATCACCGAACTGAACGTCAGCCGCAATTCTATAGTGTTTGATACCCTGTTGGTGGGGTGCAAGGCACAGCAATTTATTGACAGCTCGATTACGATTTGCAACACGTCTGACCTGCTTGGGGCACCGCGTTCAATTACCATCACATCAATGAATACCCGCGAGCCGCAGGGCTTTAGAGTCATGAACGTTACGTTCCCTCTGCAGCTTGCACCCGGAGCCTGTACAACCGTCGTCGTGCGCAGCTTCGTCAGAGATACCACCAACGATTATTCCGATACCATCAGGCTGGTTAGTACTGACAGGTGCCAGTCACGTCCAATCGAAATCGTTCTTCAGGGCAGAACTCAGGAGGTAATTTCCGTCCGATCAACCAGCGGGGAGAAACGCATCGACAATCTGAAATTCGGCTCGGTATGTCCGGGTCAGCTCTCCAGTCCTGCGTACTACGTTTGGTCGAACCTTACACTTACTCCGTTAACGATCGACACCATTATCGTCCCCCCCGATTTTACCCATTACAAGGTACGGCTCCCGTTTACCGTACTTCCAAAAACAGGGTACGATCCAATTGCGGTCCGGTTTCGTCCGCGTGCACCGGGGCCCGTTACCGATAGCATCATCATCCGTACCAAGGTTGGCGGATGCGTAATTGAGCGTGTTATTAAGGTCAGTGGAAGGGGGCTTGACAATCGCGTTGAATGGAGTGTTGACAGTGTTGATTTCGGCGATGTTGTGGTGGGCCGGCAGCGCACACTCAACGTTACTGCACGAAACCTTTCGCCCGACGATCCGCTCACGATTTCGCTCTATGTTGAGCGTGGTGCTTCGTTTGTTCTCCTGGCCGGCACAGGAAGAACAATACCTCCAAACAGTACGGTGCAAATACCGGTAACGTTTCGACCGATTGATTCTGTGCGCTACACTGACCGGCTATGCCTGTTCGAGACCCGGTGCTATACGGTTGACTGCGTTGACCTGCGCGGACGTGGCGTGCTGGAACGGTTCAGGTTTTCACCGTTGGTGATGAAGACCGAGAATGTTGTAGCCTGCGGCAGCGAGAAGGATACAGTATGCATTGTTAACATTAGCGGTGCCCCACAGCAGATACGCAATGTGCAGTTTGATAATCCCTCCGGACGGTATTCACTGGTTGATCCGCCCGTGCTGCAATCGGCGTATTCAATTGCAGGTGGTGACAGTGTCTGTTTCGTGGTGGAATACACTCCTGCCGATTTAACAACCGATCGTGCTGACCGTGCTTTCGTGCGCTTTACTGATGAAGCTGACTCGAACTGGACGCTTCAGCTTATCGGTACATCGGCAACACCAAAAATATTTATTACCGAACTTACAGCCTACGGAACTGTTGAAGTAGGCGACGCGAAAGTCCTTACCCTTGTTGTAGAAAATACGTCACCGATGCCCATCACGATTGACAGCCTGTCGGTAGGTGCCGGCTTTAGCGTGGCGGGCACAAGCCGGCCGGTTCCGCTTGTACTGCAGCCACGCGACTCCATCACGGTGGATATAGAGTTCAGACCTACCGCCAGTACTGCATACAACAGTCAGCTGGTAGCGTATTCATCAGCCCCCTGTCAGATTACAGGGGAAGGCCAGGTAAACGGCCGGGGAATTATCATGGAGCTGGAGAGTGCCCTGAGCCTTGTTAACTTTGGTTACGTCCGCCCATGCGACTGCAGCAACCGGAGTATTGAGCTCCTAAATGCATCGGCGGTATTCGACATGGTGGTTGATTCAATGTGGATTGACTCTGCCGGAGTGACGGGTGGGCGACCGCAGTTCTTCTCGTGGACGTCGAAATTCTCACCAACCGGTGTTGTACCTTACAGCATACCTCCCGGGCAGCGAGACACGGTTGTTATTCGGTTCTGTCCCAACGTGCCTGCCGACTCAGCGAGCCTGGAAGTGCAGGCCATGCTTCATATCAACACGCATGGATCGGCATGGTCCCGGTCAATCGAAGCCTTCCTGATCGGTAAGCGTGCCCTCACCTTTGCACCGTACCCCCTGGCAATCCAGTTCCCATCGGGTGTTATCGACATCCTTAGTCCGATTGCCCGCACCGTCAGGCTTTCGATACCCAGCTTTGTTCTTAATCCAGCTCAGGATACGGTGGTGATTGATTCCATTGGCTTCCTGCCGGACGAGCGGGTGTTTGTTGTTACCCAGCCAACGGTTTTTCCGCTTGTACTGGAGCCGGGAAGCAATGCCACGATCGAAGTACGACAGCGGCCAAGGGCACCACGAGTGTATCTTGCCAAAATGGTAATATATTATAGTAAGCCATGTAAAGGGGCCGATACAACGGTGCTGGTGCGTGGCGAGGGATTTGCTCAGCCGCGCGGTATTGCCTTTCAGTTCGACCCGAACCGTGTAGTACCGGATACGTTTGTTATGGCAAGCTGCGATACTCTGGTGATACCGCTCCACTCGTCGATATCGATTGATGCCTCGGTAGTTGACATCTTTATGAGGGTTGATTACGATAGCTCTCAGCTCAGATTGCTGGATGTAACGTCGCCACTTCTGTCTAACCAGTGTACGTCAAGAACCGGTGGAATTCAGTACACGTCATCAGTGATGACCGATGTCTCGCCGTACGGTGGTATTAGGGTGACGCTTAAGAATGTTTGCGGTGTTGACTCGCTAAACCCGTTTGCTTATCTGCGTTTTGTTACCGTGGCTAACAACCGTGCCAATAGTCCGGTTTCGGTTGACAGTATAAATTTTGATACCGAAGATGTAATCCTGTATCGATTGATTGGCGTTGGAGACCGTGGGACGATTATTGCGCAGCTCTCTGATATAGCGATACGGAATCCGGTGGCATTTGACAGCGTCAGGATTTTAGACTGTAGCGAACACACCATTGTGGTTGTGAATGTGGGTGATATATCGAATACGATAGACAGTTTGGTCGATCTGCCTCTCTACACGTCAGTCGTATCCAGCATACCACCCATCGGGAGCAGTATTGCACCCGGTGACAGCGCCGTAGTTACCCTACGGTTCTGCCCACAGGCAGAGCGGCAGGTTGACACCACAGTTCGGGCCGTTAGCACAACGCCATGCAACACGCAAACGGTAAGTGCTGTCACGGGCTATGGTTATGCTCCCGAGTTGGACATTCAAACTGCACCGGCAGTAGTACATTTTGTTATTGATACAATTTCAGGTGTTATTGGAGATACCCTTGAAATCCCGCTCCAGCTTGATGTAGATATCGCAACAGTGTACAACGGTGTTACGCACTGGCTGAACGGTACAGATGCTGAGTTCAGAATTGAGTACAATCCACGGTCACTCCAGTACCTTGATGCAGTACAACTTGCAAAGCCCGGCAATTCAACGGTGAACTATCTGCAACCCGGCATTGTGGTGCTAACACTTACCGATGCTGACACCCTGGCTGCGGGACCGCTTGCACGTTTCCGGTTTGTTGTAACTGTTCCCGAATTCACGGCAACCAACATTACTGCAACAGCATCAGGCTTTGTTAGTGACTCACTGCAATTCCTGGATGTAGTACCACGTCCGGGTCAGGCCCCCTTTGTTACTGTTGGGAAGTGTGATATCACGGTGGTGCGTTTCAGCACTGCCGGCCAGCCGCTCTTGCGTATCGATCCTAATCCGGTTACTGCAGATCAGCCGGCAACCATTCAGTTCAGGATGCACGAAACTGTACCGGTGGTGATTACGATTAATGATGCATCCGGTAGAATTGTGCATTCCGTGCTTGATGGCAATACACTGCTTCCCGGCGGCAGTTATGCTGTGCGGCTTGATGTTGCAGACCTTCCGTCGGGCATGTATGTTGCACGAATCAGTGCAGGTATTTTCACCGATACGGTTCCCTTTGTTGTAATTCGATGA
- a CDS encoding amino acid permease, translated as MYKRTLSTWDATLVVAGSMIGSGIFIVSADIARQVQHPLLLLLVWVITGVLTLIAALSYGELAGMMPRAGGQYVYLRESFGPLAGFLYGWTLFTVIQTGTIAAVAMAFAKFLAVLVPGLGENVVLSSFSAGGLFTVNLSAAHCVAIACIVILTFLNTQGVDVGKWVQRIFTSTKILAVVLLALTGILLGSLWGQNMSQPLPSISFMTLLPMIAVAMVGSIFSSDAWNNITFIAAEVKQPERAIPKGLFFGVLIVTLMYLAMNVAYLNVLPFSSADAPSMATAEFDRVGTAAANSIFGQSGAVIMALLIIVSTFGCNNGLILAGARAYWAMASDALFFKGAASLNKAGVPAKALWIQCVWASLLCLSGSYGQLLDYVVFAVLIFYVLTILGIFRLRKTQPDTPRPVKAFGYPVLPALYVITALAICGALLQFKPDYTFPGLIIVATGIPVYVVWRFVNASRS; from the coding sequence ATGTATAAACGAACTCTAAGCACGTGGGACGCTACATTGGTGGTAGCCGGCTCGATGATCGGATCCGGCATTTTTATTGTCAGCGCCGATATCGCACGACAGGTGCAACACCCGCTCCTGTTACTGCTTGTATGGGTGATTACGGGGGTACTTACCCTGATCGCTGCACTTAGTTATGGCGAACTGGCAGGGATGATGCCAAGGGCGGGTGGACAATACGTGTACCTACGGGAATCGTTCGGACCGCTGGCAGGATTCCTGTATGGCTGGACGTTGTTTACTGTTATTCAAACGGGTACAATTGCTGCAGTGGCAATGGCATTCGCAAAGTTTCTGGCGGTGCTGGTACCGGGCCTGGGCGAGAATGTTGTACTGTCGTCGTTTTCGGCGGGAGGCCTCTTTACCGTAAACCTTAGTGCTGCCCACTGTGTTGCAATTGCCTGTATTGTTATCCTAACGTTTCTTAATACCCAGGGCGTTGATGTGGGCAAGTGGGTACAGCGGATTTTTACGAGTACGAAAATTCTAGCCGTTGTCCTGCTGGCTCTTACGGGAATTCTGCTTGGTTCGCTGTGGGGACAAAACATGTCACAGCCCCTTCCATCCATCTCCTTCATGACGCTCTTGCCAATGATTGCAGTGGCAATGGTAGGATCGATTTTTAGCAGTGACGCATGGAACAATATCACCTTTATTGCTGCCGAGGTAAAACAACCGGAGCGCGCAATTCCAAAGGGACTGTTTTTTGGTGTGCTGATCGTTACGCTGATGTACCTTGCGATGAACGTTGCATATCTGAACGTACTGCCGTTTTCATCCGCAGATGCCCCGTCAATGGCAACAGCCGAGTTTGATCGTGTGGGGACGGCTGCGGCAAATTCCATTTTTGGTCAGAGTGGCGCCGTTATTATGGCATTGCTCATTATCGTTAGCACATTCGGATGCAATAATGGCTTAATCCTTGCCGGAGCACGTGCGTATTGGGCAATGGCCTCGGATGCTTTGTTCTTCAAGGGAGCAGCATCGCTGAATAAGGCCGGTGTCCCGGCCAAGGCACTGTGGATTCAGTGCGTGTGGGCTAGCCTGCTGTGTTTGTCGGGTAGCTATGGACAGTTGCTGGACTACGTTGTATTCGCCGTCCTCATATTCTATGTTCTCACCATTCTTGGCATCTTCCGTCTTCGAAAAACACAGCCCGACACTCCCAGACCGGTTAAGGCATTTGGCTATCCGGTTCTTCCCGCATTGTACGTGATAACCGCATTGGCAATTTGCGGTGCACTCCTGCAGTTCAAACCTGACTATACCTTCCCGGGATTGATTATCGTGGCAACCGGGATACCGGTGTATGTTGTGTGGCGGTTTGTTAATGCATCACGATCATAG